A genome region from Lusitaniella coriacea LEGE 07157 includes the following:
- a CDS encoding GAF domain-containing protein: MTHRDNGTVQRSILVVDDTPANLHLLVRLLRQQGYNARAAINGNLALSGAKTMPPDLILLDIMMPDMNGYEVCSLLKADEQTKDIPVIFISAIDDAMDKARAFAVGGVDYIPKPFQQAEVLARVENQLRLRSAQQQLQSQNLRLQNFSASLKQLHRLNTTAYNQLEALFSDYLQTGCEILGFPAGIISFIDREIYKIHSIQSNFEFLSPNLELNLKDTYCAEVVEKGKTVIYPLVSEIVALRDRALYQNWHIESYIGTPIWVNSSIYGTLNFCSPDRKARDANNAHAQEIIELMAQSLGKWIESYHAEMKRQRAEEETQLLLSVTQAISQAADFSMALDAALEQVCEASGWSYGEAWIPNPDESKLECSPAWYYNDDTQDDSQMLTKIQKFRKASRGLTFTKGVGLVGRVWEQAQPEYMQNPAAESGTAFVRYEIAQTCGVTLGLGVPILMPPVFSLGQEQPGRVLAVLIFFMFESSVPKSYPEDERLAELVSSVATQLGTVMQQKQAEAQLRALFAAMDDLVIIRNRAGRCLNVAPTNTTNLEKPAEELRGTTLHDILPQDTADLLLGCIQQTLDGKQTTRVEYSVTIGDREVWLDARLSPLSRDTAIFVARDISDRVQAESQLQQLAAELEERVKQRTTQLQEANQILRAVLDAVPGFVSWIGLDATKPSLIQGESPVPNLHYLGVNRLLADSLQLPPEHFIGQNLGFFTPDSSFTKFMNRFFLDERSSDSEVIRIEVNQEKHDYLVVAQKYQNNTAAVSVGIDITPRIQAEQKLQNAYQKLQLLSELTLKIRQSLDLQEILQIAVLEVQKLLNADRVLIVEIESQDYGVAIQEAVLPGLPKAENRYLDVPCTQENTEAFQQGQCIVVNDIEQFKGTPQELQNLQALQVKAKLVMPIFIQKRLWGALIVHQCYQPRQWHSDEIELLQQLADQIGIALSQAQLLNHLEELVAERTAKLRQANSSLQQEIDVRLQAEAALRDSERQLRLIADALPVLVAYVDIDEYYRFNNQAYEEWFGVPLNQITGRSMRDVLGENYYQSIRESVTLALSGDRVNFEIQAPEMNGISRYISITYIPDFGSQQQVKGFFSVAIDLSDRKAIEQMKDEFLSIASHELRTPLTSIRGSLGLLATGRLGELSSQGQRMLDIAVSNTDRLTRLINDILDLQRIESGRVKMVKKACNAVDLIVQAAEAMQAMADEARVTLHLQVEHQIFVGSVPPISLWVDPDQILQTLTNLISNAIKFSYPEGTIWIGVSQQSRLSDDTLSTASPASPEVLFQVVDQGRGIPKDKLESIFGRFQQVDASDSREKGGTGLGLPICREIIKQHGGKIWVESVPHQGSTFYFTLPAQPPDDSPEE, from the coding sequence ATGACCCATCGGGATAACGGGACGGTTCAAAGAAGCATTTTAGTCGTTGACGATACACCCGCGAATTTACATCTTTTAGTCCGACTGCTCAGACAACAGGGATACAACGCGCGAGCTGCGATCAACGGGAATTTGGCGCTATCTGGGGCAAAGACCATGCCCCCGGATTTGATTTTGCTCGATATTATGATGCCTGATATGAACGGCTATGAAGTTTGCTCCCTCCTCAAAGCCGACGAACAAACCAAAGACATTCCCGTCATCTTTATCAGCGCCATTGACGATGCAATGGACAAGGCTCGCGCCTTTGCGGTCGGAGGCGTAGACTATATCCCCAAACCCTTTCAACAGGCGGAAGTCCTCGCTCGCGTTGAAAACCAACTGCGACTGCGTTCGGCACAGCAACAACTTCAATCTCAAAACTTACGATTACAAAATTTTAGTGCGAGCCTCAAACAGCTTCATCGCTTAAATACAACCGCTTATAATCAGCTTGAAGCCCTTTTTTCCGATTATTTACAAACTGGGTGCGAAATTTTAGGTTTTCCGGCTGGAATTATTAGTTTTATCGATCGCGAAATTTACAAAATTCATTCAATCCAATCTAATTTTGAATTTTTAAGTCCCAATCTAGAATTGAATTTAAAAGACACTTATTGCGCGGAAGTTGTCGAAAAAGGAAAAACCGTTATTTATCCCCTTGTTTCGGAAATTGTTGCATTGCGCGATCGCGCCCTCTACCAAAACTGGCACATTGAATCCTACATCGGAACCCCAATCTGGGTTAACAGCAGCATTTACGGAACCCTAAACTTTTGCTCCCCAGACAGAAAAGCACGGGATGCCAATAATGCCCACGCTCAGGAAATCATTGAATTAATGGCTCAGAGTTTGGGCAAGTGGATCGAATCCTATCACGCAGAAATGAAACGCCAGCGAGCAGAAGAAGAAACCCAACTACTACTCAGCGTGACCCAAGCCATTAGTCAAGCAGCGGATTTTTCAATGGCACTCGATGCGGCATTAGAGCAAGTCTGCGAAGCAAGCGGTTGGAGTTATGGCGAAGCTTGGATTCCCAATCCCGATGAAAGCAAACTAGAATGCAGTCCAGCATGGTATTACAACGACGATACCCAAGACGATTCGCAAATGCTGACTAAAATTCAGAAATTTCGCAAAGCCAGTCGAGGATTAACCTTTACCAAAGGGGTGGGATTGGTCGGGCGAGTTTGGGAACAAGCGCAACCAGAGTATATGCAAAACCCAGCAGCAGAGTCTGGGACGGCATTCGTTCGGTACGAAATCGCTCAAACCTGCGGAGTCACATTAGGATTGGGCGTACCAATTTTAATGCCTCCGGTCTTCTCCCTGGGACAAGAGCAACCCGGACGAGTCTTAGCAGTATTGATCTTTTTCATGTTCGAGTCTTCTGTCCCTAAGTCCTATCCGGAAGACGAACGGTTAGCAGAATTAGTCTCCTCAGTGGCAACCCAATTAGGAACCGTCATGCAGCAAAAGCAAGCCGAGGCTCAACTGCGAGCGCTGTTTGCCGCAATGGACGACTTGGTTATTATCCGCAATCGAGCGGGACGCTGTTTGAATGTTGCCCCAACCAACACCACAAACTTAGAAAAACCTGCCGAGGAACTGCGCGGTACAACCCTGCACGACATTTTGCCCCAAGACACGGCGGATCTGCTGCTAGGGTGCATTCAGCAAACCTTGGACGGCAAACAAACAACAAGAGTTGAATATAGCGTGACAATTGGCGATCGCGAAGTTTGGCTTGATGCTCGACTCTCACCCCTCTCAAGAGACACCGCAATCTTTGTCGCAAGAGATATTAGCGATCGCGTGCAAGCAGAATCTCAACTGCAACAGTTAGCCGCAGAATTAGAAGAACGGGTCAAACAAAGAACCACTCAACTCCAAGAAGCCAACCAAATCCTTAGAGCCGTTTTAGACGCAGTTCCCGGTTTCGTTTCTTGGATTGGTTTGGACGCGACAAAACCCTCCCTAATTCAAGGGGAATCCCCCGTGCCAAACTTGCACTATTTGGGAGTCAATCGCCTTCTCGCCGACTCCCTGCAACTCCCCCCAGAACACTTCATCGGTCAAAACTTGGGATTCTTCACCCCCGATTCCTCCTTCACTAAATTTATGAATCGATTTTTCCTCGACGAGCGATCCTCAGATTCAGAGGTAATTAGAATTGAAGTCAACCAAGAAAAACACGACTACCTAGTGGTCGCCCAGAAATATCAAAACAATACCGCAGCCGTTTCCGTCGGAATTGATATCACCCCACGCATTCAAGCAGAACAAAAACTGCAAAATGCGTACCAAAAATTGCAACTCCTCTCGGAATTGACCCTGAAAATCCGCCAATCTTTGGATCTGCAAGAAATCCTCCAAATCGCGGTTTTAGAAGTGCAAAAACTCCTCAACGCCGATCGCGTGCTGATTGTTGAGATTGAATCCCAAGATTATGGGGTCGCGATCCAAGAAGCCGTTCTCCCCGGCTTACCTAAAGCGGAGAATCGATACCTCGACGTTCCGTGTACCCAAGAAAATACAGAGGCATTCCAGCAAGGTCAGTGCATCGTCGTCAATGATATAGAGCAGTTCAAAGGCACGCCCCAAGAACTTCAAAATTTGCAAGCCTTGCAAGTGAAAGCGAAACTCGTCATGCCCATCTTCATTCAAAAGCGGCTGTGGGGAGCGCTGATCGTTCACCAATGTTACCAACCGCGACAATGGCATAGCGACGAAATCGAACTTCTGCAACAACTCGCCGATCAAATTGGAATTGCCCTCTCCCAAGCACAACTCCTCAATCATTTAGAAGAATTGGTTGCCGAACGCACGGCAAAACTAAGACAGGCAAACAGCAGTCTTCAACAAGAGATCGACGTGCGCTTGCAGGCAGAAGCGGCATTGCGAGACAGTGAAAGGCAATTGCGCTTGATTGCCGATGCCCTTCCCGTCCTCGTTGCTTATGTCGATATCGACGAATACTACCGCTTTAACAATCAAGCCTACGAAGAATGGTTTGGAGTGCCTCTCAATCAAATTACAGGACGCTCGATGCGCGATGTTCTCGGCGAGAACTACTATCAATCCATTCGAGAATCAGTTACCCTCGCTCTTTCGGGCGATCGCGTCAATTTTGAAATTCAAGCCCCAGAAATGAACGGGATCAGTCGCTACATCAGCATCACCTACATTCCCGACTTCGGCAGCCAGCAACAGGTAAAAGGTTTCTTTAGCGTTGCCATCGACCTGAGCGATCGCAAAGCCATCGAGCAAATGAAAGATGAATTTCTCTCCATCGCCAGCCACGAACTGCGCACCCCCCTAACGTCAATTCGCGGTTCCTTAGGACTCCTCGCCACAGGTCGCCTGGGTGAATTATCCTCTCAAGGTCAACGGATGTTAGATATTGCTGTCAGCAATACCGACCGCCTCACGCGCCTGATTAACGATATTCTCGATTTGCAGCGCATCGAATCCGGTCGGGTGAAAATGGTCAAAAAAGCGTGTAACGCTGTGGATCTCATCGTGCAGGCCGCAGAAGCAATGCAAGCAATGGCGGATGAGGCGAGAGTCACATTGCACTTGCAAGTCGAGCATCAGATTTTTGTCGGTTCTGTCCCTCCCATTTCCCTGTGGGTCGATCCCGATCAGATTTTGCAAACCCTGACAAATTTAATCAGCAACGCGATCAAATTTTCCTATCCAGAAGGAACGATTTGGATTGGAGTCAGCCAACAGAGCAGACTGAGCGATGATACTCTTTCAACAGCCTCTCCCGCTTCCCCAGAAGTCCTCTTTCAAGTTGTAGACCAAGGACGCGGCATTCCCAAAGATAAGTTAGAAAGTATTTTTGGACGTTTTCAGCAGGTCGATGCCTCCGATTCGCGAGAGAAGGGCGGAACGGGTTTAGGGTTGCCCATTTGTCGCGAAATTATTAAACAGCACGGGGGCAAAATTTGGGTTGAGAGCGTTCCCCATCAAGGAAGTACGTTTTACTTTACCCTGCCCGCTCAACCGCCGGACGATTCCCCGGAAGAGTAG